Part of the Sphingopyxis sp. 113P3 genome, GAAGTGTCGAGCGTCGCCGGGCCGGTGTCGTCGCGCAACGCTGAACTCATCCTCAACAAGCGGTCGTTCGAGACGGTGCTGACCGTCGATGACGGCGAGATGTTCGCGATCGGGGGGCTCCTCAATGATGATGAGCGCCGCACGATCGAGCGTATTCCGCTTCTCAGCGACATTCCTCTGATTGGCGAGCTGTTCAAATCCCGCAGCCGAAGCCGTGCCAAGACCAATCTGATGGTTTTCATCCGCCCGACGATCCTGCGCAATCGCGCGGACAATGCCGCGCTCACCGCGCGCCGCTACGGCTATATCCGCGACTTTCAGCTCCAGCGTAATCCCGACCGGGAGCCCGCGATCGACGCCTTGGTGCGCGATTATCTCGGCACCGTGCCGCCGGCTCCAAGCGCGCCCAGCGCCGCCGACGTCACCATAGCGCCGGCGGCGCCGCTGCCGGTCGACATCCCGCCGTCGGCCGGCGCGGAGGGAGAGCAGCCGTGAGCGACGGCGACCCGGCCGTTCCGCATCCCGCAGCGCCGGTCGACATTCCCTACGGCTTTGCGCGCGCGCACGGTGTGGTGATCGCGCCCGATGGCGACGGGCGCTGGATTGCTACGCTGCGCGAAGGCAGCGATGCCGCCGTGCTGATCGAGGTGAAGCGCTACCTTGCGCAGCCGCTGCGCGTCGCCAGCGCCAGCGCTCCCGATTTCGACCGGCTGCTCTCGGACCATTATGCCGTTGATGCGACGAGCGCGATGGCGGGGTCGCTCGACGGTGGCGATCTCGATTTCACCGTGCCGAGCGCCGAGGATCTGCTCGACAGCGCCGACGACGCCCCTGCCATCCGCCTGATCAATGCCATTATCGCCGAAGCCGTCCGGCAGGGCGTCAGCGATATCCATATCGAGCCCTATGAAAGCGGACTCGTCGTACGGATGCGCACCGACGGTGTGCTGCGCGAGCATCTGCGAATGCCGCCGCACGTTGCGCCTGTCATTGTCAGCCGCATCAAGGTGATGGCACGGCTCGACATCGCTGAACGGCGCGTGCCGCAGGACGGGCGTATCGCGCTGACGCTCGCGGGCAAAGCGATCGACGTGCGCGTATCCACGCTCCCCAGCCGCGCCGGCGAGCGGGTCGTCATGCGTATTCTCGACAAGGACACGGCAGGGATCGACTTCGATGTGCTCGGCCTGTCGGGGGAGGCCGACCGCATCCTTCGCGAGGCGCTCGCGGAGCCCAATGGCATCATCCTCGTCACGGGCCCGACGGGATCGGGCAAGACAACGACGCTCTACGCAGCGCTCAAGCAGCTGAACGACGGCCAGCGCAATATCCTGACCGTCGAGGACCCAGTCGAATATGCGGTCGACGGCGTCGGTCAGACGCAGGTCAACGCGAAGGTCGGGCTCGATTTTGCGGCGGGGCTGCGGGCGATCCTGCGCCAGGATCCCGACGTCGTGATGGTCGGCGAAATTCGCGACCGCGAGACGGCCGACATTGCGGTGCAGGCCTCGCTCACTGGCCACCTCGTCCTCTCGACCGTCCACACCAACGATGCGGTGGGGGCGATAACGCGCCTCAAGGATCTGAAGGTCGAGCCGTTTCTTCTCGCCTCGACGCTTCGTGCTGTCATCGCGCAGCGGCTCGTCCGACGGCTGTGCGACCAGTGCCGCGAACCGATGCAGGCCGACCAGGGCGTCGCCGCAATGCTCGGACTTGATGCCGGTACGGTCATCTGGCGGCCCAGGGGCTGCGAGGCATGCGGTCACACGGGCTTCAAGGGGCGCATCGGCGTGTTCGAGGCGATCAAGGTCGATGAAACGGTCCGTCGCTACATCTATGCGGGCGGCGATGAGGCCATGATCGCCAGACACGCCTTCTTGAAGGCACCCACGCTCGCCGGCGCGGCGCGCGCGATGGTCGCCAAGGGGCTGACGACGCCCGAGGAGGCGGTCCGCGTCGCACGGCGTGAGGATGTCGATGCCTGACTATCGCTATGTGGCGATCGACCGCCAGGGCCGCGAGCGCAAGGGGCGGCTGAGGGCGGTGAACGACGATGCCGCGCGCGCCGACCTGATCCGGCGGCATTTCCACATTGTCGCACTTGAACCCGCGGGCGCGCGCGCGTCTTCAGGACGCCCGCTGCTCGTCTATCGCCGGAACCGGTTGTCCGCCAAGGAACTTGCGCTTTTCACCCGGCAGCTTGCGACGCTTGCCGAGGTCGCGCCGCTCGAGGAAGCGCTGCGCACCCTCACGCGCCAGAGCGAGGCTGAAAGCGCGCGGCTCGTCATCGGCGACGTTCATGCCGGTCTTCTTGAAGGCCGCCGGCTCGCCGATGCGATGGCGCGGCAAGCGCCGAGCTTTCCGCCGCTTTATCGTGCGATGGTCGCGGCGGGCGAAACCACGGGCAGTCTGACGGTCATCCTCGCGCGTCTTGCAGACCTCCTCGAACGCCAGGCGGTGGTGCGCGGAAAGCTCGTCGCGGCGCTCGCCTATCCGATCGTGCTCGCGGTGGTTGCGATCGGCGTGGTCGCAGCGCTGATGATCTTCGTCGTCCCGCGCGTCGTCGAGCAGTTTACCGATGTCGGGCAGCAGCTCCCCTTTCTGACCCGCGCCGTCATCGCCCTCTCGAATTTCGCGGCGAACTGGTGGTGGCTCCTTGCATTGCTGATCGCGCTCGCGGTCTTTTGCTGGGTGAGCGCAATGCGCCGAGAGGCATTCAAGGCGCGCGTCGATGCCCGACTTCTGCGCTTGCCGCTCATCGGGCGGCTGCTTCGCGACCTCTACGCCGCGCGCTTCGCGCGGACGCTCGCGACGATGGTGTCCAGCCGTCTGCCGCTGGTCGAAGGGCTGCGCTTGACCGTTCCGACGATCCGCAACGCGGCGCTTGCCGGGGCGACGGCTGCGCTCGTCGATCAGGTGCGCGCCGGGGGCAGCCTTTCGGCGGCGCTGCGCGAGACGGGGGTGTTTCCGCCGCTTCTTGTCTACATGACCGCGAGCGGGGAGAGCGCAGGTCGGCTGGAGCCGATGCTCGAGCGCGCGGCGGATTATCTCGAGCGGGAATTCGATCGCTTCACGGCCGCGTCGATGGCCTTACTCGAGCCTGTCATAATTGTCGTGATGGGGTCGTGCGTCGCGCTGATCATCCTCGCGATTCTGTTGCCCATTCTCCAGTTGCAGAACCTTGCAGGACTATGAAAAATGTCGCTGATGAAGCTCATCCTTAGCCTGATGCTCGACACATCGCGTCCCGCCGCTACGCGATTTCGCCGCAGGGGCGAGCGTGGATTTACCCTGACCGAGCTGATGGTCGTCATTTTCATCATCGGGCTGCTTGCGACGGTCGTGATGATCAACGTGCTGCCGAGCCAGGACCGCGCGATGGTCACCAAGGCAAAGGCCGATATCGCGCAGCTTGAAGGTGCGCTGGAGCAGTATCGGCTCGATAATATGGTTTACCCATCCACAAGCGATGGGCTGAATGCGCTCGTCACCGCGCCGCCGTCGCTGGCGCAGCCTGAACGCTATCGCCGCGGCGGCTATATCAGGAAGCTCCCCGCGGATCCCTGGGGTCGCCCCTATATGTATCAGGCCCCGGGCCCGAATGGCGCCGCCTTCGATATCTGGTCGATGGGCGCCGACGGCGCGCCGGGCGGGACAGATGAAAATGCCGACATCCACGGAGAGAGTTGAGCCTTTTTCGGGCGAACGCGGCTTCACGCTCGTCGAACTGATGGTCGTGCTGGCCATTCTCGCGCTCGCCGCGACGGCCGTCGTCATCACTATCCCCGGAGAGGAACGCAGCGTCCGGGGCGAGGCCGACAGGCTCGCTGCACGCCTTGCCGCCGCGCGCGATGTCGCCGTGATCGAGGGGCGCAGCGTCGCCGTCAATCTCGCGCCGTCAGGCTATGGTTTTGCGCGGCGGGTGGATGGCACGTGGCAACCGCTCCCCGGCCGTGCCTTCGAGCAGCGCAGCTGGCCCCACGCGCTTCGTTTCAACGCAGAAAGTGGCACTGGCGTGACGCGGATCCTTTTCGATCGTGTCGGCACCAGCCCGACCCCGCAAACTGTCGTGCTGACGGGGGGCGCCGCGCGCGAGGTCGTGCGCGTGTCTGCGGCAGGGGAGGTGAG contains:
- a CDS encoding GspE/PulE family protein; the encoded protein is MSDGDPAVPHPAAPVDIPYGFARAHGVVIAPDGDGRWIATLREGSDAAVLIEVKRYLAQPLRVASASAPDFDRLLSDHYAVDATSAMAGSLDGGDLDFTVPSAEDLLDSADDAPAIRLINAIIAEAVRQGVSDIHIEPYESGLVVRMRTDGVLREHLRMPPHVAPVIVSRIKVMARLDIAERRVPQDGRIALTLAGKAIDVRVSTLPSRAGERVVMRILDKDTAGIDFDVLGLSGEADRILREALAEPNGIILVTGPTGSGKTTTLYAALKQLNDGQRNILTVEDPVEYAVDGVGQTQVNAKVGLDFAAGLRAILRQDPDVVMVGEIRDRETADIAVQASLTGHLVLSTVHTNDAVGAITRLKDLKVEPFLLASTLRAVIAQRLVRRLCDQCREPMQADQGVAAMLGLDAGTVIWRPRGCEACGHTGFKGRIGVFEAIKVDETVRRYIYAGGDEAMIARHAFLKAPTLAGAARAMVAKGLTTPEEAVRVARREDVDA
- the gspF gene encoding type II secretion system inner membrane protein GspF, which encodes MPDYRYVAIDRQGRERKGRLRAVNDDAARADLIRRHFHIVALEPAGARASSGRPLLVYRRNRLSAKELALFTRQLATLAEVAPLEEALRTLTRQSEAESARLVIGDVHAGLLEGRRLADAMARQAPSFPPLYRAMVAAGETTGSLTVILARLADLLERQAVVRGKLVAALAYPIVLAVVAIGVVAALMIFVVPRVVEQFTDVGQQLPFLTRAVIALSNFAANWWWLLALLIALAVFCWVSAMRREAFKARVDARLLRLPLIGRLLRDLYAARFARTLATMVSSRLPLVEGLRLTVPTIRNAALAGATAALVDQVRAGGSLSAALRETGVFPPLLVYMTASGESAGRLEPMLERAADYLEREFDRFTAASMALLEPVIIVVMGSCVALIILAILLPILQLQNLAGL
- the gspG gene encoding type II secretion system major pseudopilin GspG; translation: MKLILSLMLDTSRPAATRFRRRGERGFTLTELMVVIFIIGLLATVVMINVLPSQDRAMVTKAKADIAQLEGALEQYRLDNMVYPSTSDGLNALVTAPPSLAQPERYRRGGYIRKLPADPWGRPYMYQAPGPNGAAFDIWSMGADGAPGGTDENADIHGES
- a CDS encoding GspH/FimT family pseudopilin yields the protein MPTSTERVEPFSGERGFTLVELMVVLAILALAATAVVITIPGEERSVRGEADRLAARLAAARDVAVIEGRSVAVNLAPSGYGFARRVDGTWQPLPGRAFEQRSWPHALRFNAESGTGVTRILFDRVGTSPTPQTVVLTGGAAREVVRVSAAGEVSRGP